A region of the Apium graveolens cultivar Ventura chromosome 6, ASM990537v1, whole genome shotgun sequence genome:
TTGGGCAGTTCTTCCACCAGGAAGAAGTGTTGCCGCAATGTCAGAAGAGGCCACGGGAAGAACAATCCTGCCTACACTACGTAGTCTACAACACAACGTTTTCCCGAGAAACGTTTTTCCACAACCTCCGGAACTATATACAAAAAATAATCCACCTTGGTTACTGTCTACACTGTTGATAATAGAGTTATAGGCCTGAAGTTGGTCTTCGTTTAGACTCCCAAACAATTTGTCATGTTCTTCTCGCATATGAGCTCAATCGTAACCAAGTTCTTCCGTAATGAGTCTATTCTTTAGTTCATGTAAGAAACTTTCATCAGGAAAGGGAAGTGTAGAGAATTTTTTAAGACTTTTCCCGACGTCTTTGAACAGTTTCTCTTTTTCTGTAGTTTAATGTTAGATCAGAATTAAATAAATAGTCGAATGTTTACAATATATAATGCAAAAAGTT
Encoded here:
- the LOC141665031 gene encoding uncharacterized protein LOC141665031 encodes the protein MREEHDKLFGSLNEDQLQAYNSIINSVDSNQGGLFFVYSSGGCGKTFLGKTLCCRLRSVGRIVLPVASSDIAATLLPGGRTAQSRFYIPLKLDQHSVAGIKHGVTIGV